The following coding sequences are from one Methanosarcina sp. WWM596 window:
- a CDS encoding DUF1638 domain-containing protein, translating to MSVITIIGCRMFENEIMHLIENDPEIGKVLVVENEDCDGIMKKMAKAGIAHIALPLEEIPEKSAGKDKGLTLIVYMLEFSLHAIPENLKKTVYSKVELMAPCSDGVLLFYGLCGNVLGNIEKDFEALDCKVCILKEENGDIVDDCISAVLGGRGNYQKVLKNGRDGATFFLTPMWAANWREMLRAAGMTQDPNNIEMSKFVFDYAGYKKVARINSGLAYEKDFDACVKEFATLFEFEVTELEGTLQLVENCYAKTKASVFDACPHIQA from the coding sequence ATGTCAGTAATAACCATAATAGGGTGCAGGATGTTTGAAAACGAAATAATGCACCTTATTGAAAATGACCCTGAAATTGGAAAAGTGCTTGTGGTGGAAAACGAAGACTGCGACGGCATCATGAAAAAGATGGCCAAAGCCGGAATTGCACACATCGCTCTTCCTCTTGAAGAGATCCCCGAAAAATCGGCAGGGAAAGATAAAGGTTTAACCCTGATCGTCTACATGCTTGAATTTTCCCTGCATGCAATCCCTGAAAACCTTAAAAAAACCGTTTATTCAAAAGTAGAACTTATGGCACCCTGCTCGGATGGAGTCCTGCTCTTTTACGGGCTTTGCGGAAACGTGCTCGGGAATATTGAAAAAGACTTCGAAGCCCTGGACTGCAAAGTCTGTATCCTGAAAGAAGAAAACGGAGATATCGTTGACGACTGCATCAGTGCTGTGCTCGGGGGTAGAGGTAACTATCAGAAGGTCCTGAAAAACGGCAGAGATGGAGCGACCTTTTTCCTGACCCCAATGTGGGCTGCAAACTGGAGAGAAATGCTTCGGGCTGCAGGCATGACTCAGGACCCGAATAATATAGAGATGTCGAAGTTTGTCTTTGACTATGCGGGTTACAAAAAAGTTGCAAGGATAAATTCAGGTCTTGCCTACGAAAAAGACTTTGATGCCTGTGTAAAGGAATTCGCTACACTCTTTGAGTTTGAGGTTACAGAACTCGAAGGGACACTGCAGCTTGTAGAGAATTGTTACGCAAAAACAAAAGCTTCAGTATTCGATGCCTGCCCTCACATCCAGGCTTAA
- a CDS encoding DUF2150 family protein — protein sequence MPEHAMNQVPPYEFYTQKRWENWLGRARESGFQIKESEEEAGKESAVFVNMVDDVILACLKVIARFEKDLLAKEKALKILEEIRDIVLSEVDPITEDIDLMIDSVQTSLMGALVAFECYVMGDYEEESNIEELIKAAIDAEASDNLELALDYTAQCGAIVLKGQNLPEEVMAELPYGIVAEWLDGIDSISAAMVGSDSYKEFDEDDEEDTV from the coding sequence GTGCCTGAACATGCAATGAACCAGGTCCCCCCCTATGAATTTTATACCCAAAAGCGCTGGGAAAACTGGCTCGGACGGGCAAGGGAAAGTGGTTTTCAAATAAAAGAATCCGAAGAAGAAGCCGGAAAGGAAAGCGCTGTATTCGTCAATATGGTCGATGACGTGATCCTTGCCTGCCTGAAAGTAATCGCTCGCTTTGAAAAAGATCTGCTCGCTAAAGAAAAAGCTTTAAAGATTCTTGAGGAGATCAGGGATATCGTGCTTTCCGAGGTCGACCCCATTACTGAAGATATTGACCTTATGATCGACTCGGTACAGACCTCTTTGATGGGGGCGCTTGTCGCCTTTGAATGCTATGTTATGGGTGACTATGAGGAAGAATCAAACATCGAAGAACTTATAAAAGCAGCTATCGATGCCGAAGCCTCGGATAACCTTGAACTTGCTCTTGATTACACTGCACAGTGCGGGGCAATCGTGCTCAAAGGACAAAACCTGCCAGAAGAGGTTATGGCTGAGCTTCCATACGGCATTGTTGCAGAATGGCTTGACGGGATTGACTCAATCTCAGCAGCGATGGTAGGAAGCGACAGTTATAAAGAATTCGATGAAGACGATGAGGAAGACACCGTATAA
- a CDS encoding glycosyltransferase family 4 protein: MKKIRIGMFSWESLYSIRVGGISPHVSELSEALAAEGHEVHLFTRGFENNDDIIKGVHYHRIACDRTGGIVEQMNRMCDAMYCRFLDVQGEAGEFDILHGHDWHPINVLCRIKAQFGLPFVLTFHSTEWGRNGNLHGDWWEAKEIAHREWLGGYEASDVITTSTVLKDEVRHIYKIPDYKLWEIPNGINVGKIRREVDPGDIKRKYGIHPCLPVVLFTGRMSYQKGPDLLVEAAAKVLRKRDAQFVLIGEGDMRVQCENQAQRLGIGNSCDFLGYAPDNIVIDWFNACDLVCVPSRNEPFGIVVLEAWDAKKPVVASDAVALVENFRTGIIAHKEPSSIAWGLNYVLEGLGRNRMGEKGYDLLKKKYNWETIAEKTLEVYEKVVEKA; encoded by the coding sequence ATGAAAAAGATTCGTATAGGAATGTTTAGTTGGGAAAGTTTGTATTCGATACGTGTAGGAGGGATTTCCCCTCATGTATCCGAACTCTCTGAAGCTCTGGCAGCTGAGGGTCATGAAGTTCATCTTTTTACCAGAGGCTTTGAAAATAATGATGATATAATCAAGGGAGTCCACTACCACAGAATTGCATGCGACCGGACTGGAGGAATAGTGGAGCAGATGAACAGGATGTGCGACGCTATGTATTGTCGGTTCCTGGACGTGCAGGGGGAGGCAGGAGAGTTTGATATCCTCCACGGGCACGACTGGCATCCTATAAATGTCCTCTGCAGGATTAAAGCCCAGTTTGGGCTGCCTTTTGTCCTGACCTTCCACAGTACGGAATGGGGACGCAACGGAAACCTCCACGGAGACTGGTGGGAAGCAAAAGAGATTGCGCACAGGGAATGGCTTGGAGGGTATGAAGCTTCCGATGTAATTACGACATCTACGGTTTTGAAAGACGAAGTCAGGCACATATACAAAATTCCCGATTATAAGCTCTGGGAGATCCCCAATGGAATAAATGTGGGTAAAATAAGAAGGGAAGTTGATCCTGGAGATATAAAAAGAAAATACGGAATCCATCCATGCCTTCCTGTAGTACTCTTCACCGGAAGGATGTCCTACCAGAAGGGGCCTGATCTGCTCGTTGAAGCTGCAGCAAAAGTCCTGAGGAAGCGGGATGCCCAGTTTGTGCTCATAGGAGAAGGAGATATGCGGGTTCAATGCGAAAATCAGGCTCAGAGGCTTGGCATTGGAAACTCCTGTGATTTCCTTGGTTACGCCCCGGACAATATTGTCATAGACTGGTTCAATGCCTGTGATCTTGTATGTGTCCCAAGCCGGAACGAACCCTTCGGGATAGTTGTGCTTGAGGCATGGGATGCAAAAAAGCCTGTAGTTGCAAGCGATGCAGTCGCTCTTGTTGAAAACTTCAGGACAGGAATAATTGCTCATAAAGAGCCCTCTTCCATTGCCTGGGGCCTCAACTACGTACTTGAGGGGCTGGGCCGCAACAGGATGGGAGAGAAGGGGTACGACCTCCTGAAAAAGAAATACAACTGGGAAACGATAGCTGAAAAAACCCTGGAAGTATATGAAAAAGTAGTCGAAAAAGCCTGA
- a CDS encoding DUF5658 family protein → MEVGYVQSSFRSYLYEIRFIILFYVIGDWVSTFYALPFGTEYNPIPAMILENYGIYHLLLIKIVFVLLLFYVAPLIKTSKERWALTKHIIESVGILVTINNLMVVWYGVSLVETVGLV, encoded by the coding sequence TTGGAAGTTGGCTATGTTCAGAGTTCATTTAGGTCTTATCTGTACGAAATCCGTTTTATTATCCTTTTCTATGTGATAGGGGACTGGGTATCTACCTTTTACGCCCTGCCGTTCGGCACGGAATATAACCCTATTCCCGCAATGATACTGGAAAATTACGGAATTTATCATCTCTTGCTTATAAAAATTGTATTTGTCCTTTTGCTCTTTTACGTAGCTCCGTTAATAAAAACGTCAAAGGAGCGTTGGGCTCTCACAAAACACATAATAGAATCCGTAGGCATTCTGGTAACCATAAACAACCTTATGGTGGTCTGGTACGGAGTCAGCCTTGTAGAGACCGTTGGGCTGGTCTGA
- a CDS encoding glycosyltransferase family 4 protein: protein MGNHFIILAGEEAGPASNKMGGIWNVINEEAHTLAALFDSGKLKAKEDTEILVAGPYFGHRGADWNRGLNRITDMNGLAPLSTDGELEKSLKTLESEGIKVFTGEEMVGETRIGYLQFQTSDFGKIRSTYMGKEITLESKVKAEAYELLGLDSLRYESMPNGAEYTHYLSLSHSISELIRLLVSSAPKTADTWAEETGSGKDLIPCPGVSLHCHEFGVFYAPARLKKLGVPANTVATLHATLPGRAAGYNSIQKRRNNDSTWPPGVPENLASLEALALYSDTVTAVGESTRQEARLFYGITGIVIRNGITIASEKIDWDRKERCLAKIRNFLSENLYRYYGGEKIEPEKIIPIFTISRIEVENKGYPDLLDSLVALNHIIRNSIMEGHMEEGIKVICFLVAAEGPKTNLPEGFPINLPKDVLVGNELRLQQMIEEKGLDFAKMVRGKCSVAAVLYPQIISTEDGGLGMGARDFMAGCCAGVFPSRYDPFLLTGLEAGREGTPSVVSRVCGFSDAIKTIESLVEVLGGVIVVDNIDLSYYETVLDYALAVSYFARNFIDDRVKYKLLCREAFLLAKDMDWEKPTAQYYELISGARFCKQD, encoded by the coding sequence TTGGGAAACCATTTCATAATACTTGCCGGAGAAGAGGCAGGTCCTGCATCAAATAAAATGGGCGGGATTTGGAACGTCATTAATGAAGAGGCACATACCCTTGCAGCTCTTTTTGACTCTGGAAAACTAAAGGCAAAAGAAGATACCGAAATCCTTGTTGCGGGCCCATATTTCGGGCACAGGGGGGCGGACTGGAACCGGGGTTTGAACAGGATTACAGATATGAACGGGCTTGCCCCTCTCAGCACTGATGGAGAGCTGGAGAAGAGTCTGAAAACCCTTGAAAGTGAAGGCATTAAAGTTTTCACAGGAGAGGAAATGGTAGGGGAAACCCGGATAGGTTACCTGCAATTTCAGACTTCTGATTTTGGAAAAATCCGCTCAACGTATATGGGGAAAGAGATAACTCTCGAAAGCAAGGTCAAAGCCGAAGCCTATGAACTCCTGGGGCTTGACTCCCTGAGATACGAAAGCATGCCAAATGGTGCGGAATATACACATTACCTTTCTCTTTCGCATTCGATTTCTGAGCTTATCCGGCTTCTTGTAAGTTCAGCTCCTAAAACTGCCGACACCTGGGCAGAAGAAACAGGTTCAGGTAAAGATTTAATTCCCTGTCCCGGGGTTTCTCTGCACTGCCATGAGTTCGGGGTATTTTATGCACCTGCGAGACTTAAGAAACTGGGGGTCCCGGCAAATACTGTCGCAACCCTGCATGCTACTCTTCCCGGCAGGGCTGCCGGATATAATTCCATTCAAAAAAGAAGAAATAATGATAGTACATGGCCTCCGGGTGTGCCTGAAAACCTTGCCTCCCTTGAAGCCCTTGCGCTGTACTCAGACACGGTTACGGCAGTGGGGGAGTCTACGCGCCAGGAAGCCAGACTTTTTTACGGCATTACCGGGATTGTCATCAGAAATGGAATAACGATCGCATCCGAAAAAATAGATTGGGATCGGAAAGAACGCTGTCTCGCAAAGATCCGGAATTTCCTTTCCGAAAACCTGTACAGGTATTATGGAGGGGAAAAGATCGAGCCCGAAAAGATCATCCCCATTTTCACAATCTCCCGCATAGAGGTTGAAAACAAAGGGTACCCTGACCTTCTAGATTCCCTTGTAGCTCTCAATCATATAATAAGGAACAGCATCATGGAAGGGCATATGGAAGAGGGGATAAAGGTGATCTGCTTCCTTGTAGCAGCAGAAGGCCCAAAAACCAACCTTCCAGAAGGGTTCCCTATAAACCTGCCAAAAGACGTGCTTGTAGGAAACGAGCTTAGGCTTCAGCAGATGATAGAAGAGAAGGGGCTTGATTTCGCAAAAATGGTAAGAGGAAAGTGTTCAGTTGCAGCTGTGCTCTATCCCCAGATCATCTCAACTGAAGACGGTGGGCTGGGAATGGGAGCAAGGGATTTTATGGCAGGCTGCTGTGCTGGAGTGTTTCCTTCCCGCTATGATCCTTTCCTGCTCACAGGGCTTGAAGCCGGAAGAGAGGGAACCCCAAGTGTGGTAAGCCGGGTCTGCGGTTTTAGTGATGCCATAAAAACTATCGAATCCCTGGTAGAAGTCCTGGGAGGAGTAATAGTTGTAGACAACATAGACCTCTCTTACTACGAGACCGTCCTTGACTACGCTCTGGCAGTCAGTTACTTTGCCAGAAATTTCATAGACGACCGGGTGAAATATAAACTTCTCTGCAGGGAAGCTTTTCTCCTTGCAAAGGACATGGACTGGGAAAAACCCACAGCCCAGTATTATGAACTGATAAGCGGGGCACGCTTCTGTAAGCAGGATTAA
- a CDS encoding UPF0179 family protein has translation MTESDTKITLIGSRLAREGLEFIFKGEMPECKKCRLKNTCLNLEPGRRYRIERVKSKDIHECFLHDSGVLAVDVSRAPILTTMESRKAVEGAKIMYEPAKCGKRECSVYEICHPEGLLKGDKCKIVEVLESLDSKCEAGNSLKKVKLAW, from the coding sequence ATGACAGAAAGCGATACCAAAATAACACTCATAGGATCACGGCTGGCAAGGGAAGGGCTGGAATTTATATTCAAAGGTGAAATGCCTGAGTGCAAAAAATGCCGGCTGAAGAATACCTGCCTTAACCTTGAACCAGGACGCAGATATAGAATCGAAAGAGTAAAAAGTAAAGACATACACGAATGTTTCCTGCATGACAGTGGAGTGCTTGCTGTGGATGTCAGCCGGGCTCCTATCCTGACAACCATGGAATCGAGAAAAGCCGTTGAAGGGGCAAAAATTATGTATGAGCCCGCCAAATGTGGCAAGAGAGAGTGCAGTGTGTATGAAATCTGCCACCCAGAAGGGCTTTTAAAAGGGGACAAATGCAAAATTGTAGAGGTCCTTGAGAGCCTTGACTCAAAATGTGAAGCAGGCAATTCCTTAAAAAAAGTGAAACTTGCCTGGTGA
- a CDS encoding DUF1638 domain-containing protein, translating into MTVMGIIGCRVFEDEIVHVLSNDPEVERIYLVKDDENIGLLHKLEVQGLKPVFLPVYDIRVCLEQSNEFSVIVQLQEIGLHINPSGLKSKTYTNLNLMSRFADGILLFYGLCGHAFSRVQKDFAHTGCSLQLLQDRSSGVPAQPLADCIAAALGGNSRYRDILKNHSDTFFLTPMWAANWKYAFGVDKKSPGRFEFTPKNLKELGYRKVARVNTGLSYEPDFKEKIEEFALNFGFEVIELKGSTEIAQKSYNLMQNMLLKPLKA; encoded by the coding sequence ATGACAGTGATGGGAATAATTGGCTGCAGGGTATTCGAGGATGAAATTGTCCACGTGCTTTCAAATGATCCTGAAGTTGAAAGGATTTACCTCGTCAAAGACGACGAAAACATCGGCCTCCTGCACAAACTTGAAGTTCAGGGGCTCAAGCCGGTGTTCCTGCCTGTTTACGATATCAGGGTTTGCCTGGAGCAAAGTAATGAATTCAGCGTCATTGTCCAGCTTCAGGAGATAGGACTCCATATAAACCCTTCTGGACTCAAAAGTAAAACATATACAAACCTGAACCTGATGTCAAGGTTTGCAGACGGAATCCTCCTTTTTTACGGGCTTTGTGGGCATGCATTTTCCCGGGTGCAGAAAGATTTTGCCCATACAGGCTGTTCTCTACAACTGCTGCAGGACAGAAGTTCAGGCGTGCCGGCCCAGCCCCTTGCAGACTGCATTGCAGCAGCTCTTGGAGGCAACTCCCGCTACCGGGATATTTTGAAAAACCACAGTGATACTTTTTTCTTAACTCCCATGTGGGCCGCAAACTGGAAATACGCTTTTGGAGTGGATAAGAAATCGCCCGGAAGGTTTGAATTCACCCCTAAAAACCTGAAAGAACTCGGGTATCGAAAAGTTGCAAGAGTTAACACAGGGCTTTCCTACGAACCTGATTTTAAGGAAAAAATTGAAGAATTTGCACTTAACTTCGGTTTCGAGGTCATAGAACTTAAAGGCAGCACTGAAATAGCACAAAAATCGTACAATCTAATGCAAAATATGCTGCTCAAGCCGCTCAAAGCCTGA
- a CDS encoding DNA alkylation repair protein — translation MQTDIVSRARKDLTGSVDEKTKNSYSRFFKEEVKCYGVKSSTVGKIAKDYFKELQQAGKADKRNILKVKN, via the coding sequence GTGCAAACCGATATCGTATCCAGGGCCAGAAAGGACTTAACCGGAAGTGTTGACGAAAAGACAAAAAACAGTTATTCCCGCTTTTTTAAAGAAGAGGTGAAATGCTACGGGGTTAAGTCTTCTACTGTTGGAAAAATCGCAAAGGACTATTTTAAAGAGCTGCAGCAGGCAGGGAAAGCAGACAAAAGAAATATATTAAAGGTTAAAAATTGA
- a CDS encoding ABC transporter ATP-binding protein yields the protein MTRKTISSGKNDSAFLLELKNVTVVRGGKKILDSVSLSIERGEHVAIIGPNGSGKSSLIKTFTKEYHPLAAPDGLVLKIMGNDTWNVFELRKLLGIVSGDLQQTYCRQTKVLDVILSGYFSSIGIYYNHKVTPEMVARAREVLEFLEITHLADRLMCELSTGEARRALIGRALVHDPQALILDEPTTSLDLKALHSFRESVRKIADSGKSVILVTHALEDIIPEINRVILIKEGKIFRDGKKEKILTDANLSELFSLPVKILEKGDYYQALI from the coding sequence ATGACCCGGAAAACGATCTCTTCAGGAAAGAATGATTCTGCTTTCCTGCTTGAATTAAAAAACGTAACTGTTGTCAGGGGTGGGAAAAAAATCCTCGATTCGGTATCTCTTTCTATTGAGCGAGGAGAACATGTTGCAATTATAGGGCCTAATGGCTCGGGCAAATCTTCCCTGATAAAGACATTTACAAAAGAATACCACCCTCTTGCAGCACCAGATGGGCTTGTTCTAAAAATCATGGGCAACGATACCTGGAATGTTTTTGAGCTCAGAAAATTACTGGGAATCGTCTCTGGAGATCTTCAGCAGACGTATTGCCGTCAGACAAAAGTTCTGGATGTCATACTCTCGGGATATTTCAGCAGCATAGGGATCTACTATAACCACAAGGTTACCCCTGAAATGGTAGCCAGAGCAAGAGAAGTTCTTGAGTTTCTTGAGATTACTCACCTTGCGGATCGGTTGATGTGCGAGCTTTCCACGGGAGAAGCCAGAAGAGCACTTATAGGGAGAGCTCTTGTGCATGATCCGCAAGCTCTCATTTTAGATGAACCCACAACCAGCCTTGACCTGAAAGCCCTTCACAGTTTCCGTGAAAGCGTCCGGAAAATTGCGGATTCAGGAAAAAGTGTCATTTTGGTCACCCACGCCCTTGAAGATATTATACCCGAAATTAACCGTGTGATCCTTATAAAAGAAGGAAAAATCTTCAGGGACGGAAAAAAAGAGAAAATACTGACAGATGCCAATCTCTCGGAACTTTTCTCTCTTCCGGTAAAAATCCTGGAAAAAGGAGATTACTACCAGGCTCTCATCTGA
- a CDS encoding GNAT family N-acetyltransferase, translated as MREAQFSIMPQVKIRPQELFDAERLFEILTQTAFEFVEVPVETLEDEKRFLNLNEVKKKTNFEYNYSILYNGILVGACGIRIDQHRPWAGELGYLVDELYQGHGIATEAVRQLEEIGFGELKLHRIVILMDIRNLASEQVARKCGYEKEGIAKKIHRIGKEYYDCFVYAKTR; from the coding sequence ATGAGGGAAGCTCAATTTTCCATCATGCCTCAGGTAAAGATTCGCCCTCAGGAACTTTTCGATGCCGAGCGTTTATTTGAAATTCTCACACAAACGGCCTTTGAATTTGTAGAAGTCCCGGTAGAAACCCTTGAAGATGAAAAGCGATTCTTGAATCTGAATGAGGTAAAAAAGAAAACCAATTTTGAATACAACTATTCAATTCTTTATAACGGAATACTTGTAGGAGCCTGTGGGATCAGGATTGATCAACACAGGCCGTGGGCAGGGGAACTCGGTTATCTTGTGGACGAACTTTATCAGGGGCATGGAATTGCAACCGAAGCTGTAAGGCAGCTTGAGGAAATTGGTTTTGGTGAACTGAAATTACATAGGATTGTTATCCTGATGGATATTAGAAACCTCGCAAGTGAGCAGGTTGCCCGGAAGTGCGGGTACGAAAAAGAAGGAATTGCAAAAAAAATCCACAGGATAGGTAAAGAGTATTATGACTGCTTTGTATATGCTAAAACCAGGTAA
- a CDS encoding DUF4921 family protein, protein MPEIRKHYFLPEYCIIAEERAKRPSDFAGAAETSEKNTSESCVFCGGNEEKTPPATAVYKNGGVFADTGEKRVLNWDFRCFPNLYPALSPTPLPPGFHGKGLEAFPGFGFHEVIVESPVHGKKLEDFSDTEISGLMRVYKDRFCHYAAREKIRYVSLFKNSGKAAGASQDHPHSQLLALPVCPPILERELKAIREKEKCPYCTLLEKEKVSTRLIQENSKFAAFAPYYSTGPFEVWILPKEHISFLGDFSPELLFALGDILRTVLRSYAKVLGNLPYNHMFYQLFETPEYHLNLRLLPRISTAAGFELNTGICINTVSPEKAASYLRGDG, encoded by the coding sequence ATGCCAGAAATAAGAAAGCATTATTTTCTCCCCGAATACTGCATAATTGCTGAAGAGAGGGCTAAAAGACCTTCGGATTTTGCAGGGGCAGCCGAAACTTCCGAAAAAAACACCTCTGAAAGCTGTGTGTTCTGCGGGGGAAATGAAGAAAAAACGCCTCCTGCAACTGCAGTATATAAGAATGGGGGGGTCTTTGCCGATACCGGGGAAAAAAGAGTGCTCAACTGGGATTTTCGCTGTTTTCCAAACCTCTATCCTGCACTTTCTCCTACCCCGCTTCCCCCCGGATTTCACGGAAAAGGGCTTGAAGCTTTCCCGGGTTTCGGATTCCATGAGGTAATAGTGGAGTCCCCTGTGCACGGGAAAAAACTGGAGGATTTCTCTGACACTGAAATATCCGGGCTTATGAGGGTCTATAAAGACAGGTTTTGTCATTACGCCGCCCGGGAAAAAATCCGTTATGTCTCCCTGTTTAAAAACTCTGGAAAAGCTGCGGGCGCTTCACAGGACCACCCGCACAGCCAGCTCCTCGCCCTGCCGGTTTGCCCTCCGATTCTGGAAAGGGAACTGAAGGCTATTAGAGAAAAAGAAAAATGCCCTTACTGCACTCTCCTCGAAAAAGAAAAAGTCTCAACACGCCTTATCCAGGAAAATAGCAAATTTGCGGCTTTTGCCCCTTATTATTCAACAGGACCCTTTGAAGTATGGATTCTTCCAAAAGAACATATCAGTTTTCTGGGAGATTTCAGTCCGGAACTCCTTTTTGCTCTTGGAGATATTTTGAGAACAGTTCTCAGGAGTTACGCAAAAGTACTCGGAAACCTGCCCTATAACCACATGTTCTACCAGCTTTTTGAAACTCCGGAGTACCATCTAAACCTCAGGCTGCTGCCCCGGATCTCCACTGCTGCAGGGTTCGAACTGAATACTGGAATTTGCATCAACACGGTTTCTCCGGAAAAGGCAGCCTCATACCTGAGGGGGGATGGATGA
- the prf1 gene encoding peptide chain release factor aRF-1 yields MGEYCTYEKYVFKKKLETLRNKSGRGTELISLYIPPDKQISDVTDHLREEHKQASNIQPELASKNLQGALDSLLAKLKFLNKVPENGIVYLTGTVDTGANRTGMVNEVLIPPDLVVRYIYHCDSVFYLEPLEEMLRECSTYGLILLDLREATIGMLVGKQIEVIRHLHSTVPGKQRKGGQSAHRFEQLRRIAIHDFYKRIGDAASAAFLELEPAELKGILIGGHSPTKEEFSEGEFLHYELQKKVLGLFDTGYTDESGFSELINAAEDTLQGIDLFKQKKDMEIFFKEIATESGKVSYGEDNVRANLEIKAVDVLLLSEDLRSERVTIKCSICGYEKKRTRKRKPNEAVPVAGNCPECGSALEATDVIDIVSELSELADKGDARITFISTDFDEGSQFMIAFGGIAAILRYSTGV; encoded by the coding sequence ATGGGTGAATACTGTACATATGAAAAATATGTATTTAAAAAGAAGCTTGAAACTCTAAGAAATAAAAGTGGAAGGGGCACAGAATTAATTTCCCTTTATATTCCTCCTGATAAACAGATTTCAGATGTTACAGATCATTTGAGAGAAGAACATAAACAGGCTTCGAACATTCAGCCTGAACTTGCCAGCAAGAACTTACAGGGAGCACTTGATTCTTTGCTGGCAAAGTTAAAATTTCTTAACAAAGTACCGGAAAATGGGATAGTTTATTTAACAGGAACTGTCGATACCGGAGCTAACAGGACAGGCATGGTGAACGAAGTTCTTATTCCTCCGGACCTTGTTGTGCGTTATATATATCACTGTGATTCCGTTTTTTATCTTGAGCCTCTTGAGGAAATGCTTAGAGAGTGCAGTACTTATGGGCTTATACTTCTTGATTTAAGAGAAGCTACTATCGGAATGCTTGTAGGTAAACAAATTGAAGTTATCAGGCATCTCCACTCTACGGTCCCCGGCAAACAAAGAAAAGGAGGCCAGAGCGCGCATCGTTTTGAACAACTCAGACGCATTGCTATTCATGATTTCTACAAAAGAATAGGGGATGCTGCAAGTGCGGCATTCCTTGAATTAGAGCCAGCTGAACTTAAAGGCATTCTTATAGGAGGGCATTCTCCGACTAAAGAAGAGTTCAGTGAAGGTGAATTTCTACATTATGAGCTTCAGAAAAAGGTTCTCGGATTGTTTGATACGGGGTATACGGATGAATCGGGTTTTTCTGAGTTAATAAATGCAGCAGAGGATACACTCCAGGGTATTGACTTATTTAAACAAAAGAAAGATATGGAAATATTTTTTAAAGAGATCGCTACTGAGTCTGGTAAAGTATCCTATGGAGAAGACAATGTGCGGGCAAATCTTGAAATAAAGGCAGTTGATGTTCTTTTACTTTCAGAAGACCTGAGATCTGAAAGAGTGACTATCAAATGCAGCATTTGCGGATATGAGAAAAAACGGACAAGGAAACGGAAACCCAATGAAGCTGTTCCTGTGGCAGGAAATTGTCCAGAATGTGGTTCTGCACTTGAAGCCACGGATGTTATTGATATCGTTAGTGAATTATCAGAACTCGCCGATAAAGGCGATGCAAGGATTACTTTTATATCAACAGATTTCGACGAAGGCTCTCAATTTATGATAGCTTTTGGTGGAATTGCTGCAATCCTCAGATATAGTACAGGGGTGTAA
- a CDS encoding YkgJ family cysteine cluster protein — protein MDRKQRSEKYDWLSSKTQSILKHYSCPESCNGSCCKNHIIDFNRKEYEKILKNIDKESVNILKSNAVKSELEGCYKAINAAGQCPLLLNSKCRIYNNRPEACRNFPFVIYPDAEAGFGLTLLLCPMSVKIIQDYAQWYKSVNSTMYSKLSAVSEQYKNIDKNSDFCIQMKEHNLESFIEFLEKEGYYLA, from the coding sequence ATGGATAGAAAACAACGTTCCGAAAAATATGACTGGTTAAGTTCAAAAACTCAAAGCATACTTAAACATTATAGCTGTCCTGAATCATGTAATGGGAGTTGCTGCAAAAATCATATTATCGATTTTAACAGAAAAGAATATGAGAAAATCTTAAAAAATATAGATAAAGAAAGTGTGAATATATTAAAATCGAATGCGGTAAAATCAGAGTTGGAAGGATGTTATAAAGCGATAAATGCTGCCGGGCAGTGTCCATTATTGCTAAACTCAAAATGCAGAATATACAATAATAGGCCGGAAGCATGTAGAAATTTTCCTTTTGTAATTTATCCGGATGCGGAAGCAGGATTCGGTTTAACGTTGTTATTGTGTCCGATGTCTGTTAAAATAATTCAGGATTATGCACAGTGGTATAAATCGGTAAACTCAACAATGTATAGTAAATTAAGTGCCGTGTCCGAACAGTATAAAAACATAGACAAAAATAGTGATTTTTGTATTCAAATGAAAGAGCATAATTTAGAGTCGTTCATAGAATTTCTTGAAAAAGAAGGTTACTACCTGGCCTGA